Genomic window (Syngnathus typhle isolate RoL2023-S1 ecotype Sweden linkage group LG4, RoL_Styp_1.0, whole genome shotgun sequence):
cacattctcagcccacaagaaaatctatccagcgcataaacaacaTCTCCCCCCACCCCGAAGCGAAGCgatctatccagcgcataaacaacaCCAACACCATGTGTGTTGGTCACTTCACACATACTCAACATTTCAATCTATCAAGCGTAAAAGGGATTTACCTTGCTTATCTCAAAGCCAAACACTTCCTCAAAGTATGCAGGTTGGCTGATAAGTAGCAAGTAAAATGTCCAGCTCCTGCAGAAGTTGGCCACAATGATTGCATAGACGGGCATTGAGGTGAAGAACTTCTTCCAGGGTGTCTTGAATTTCTGTAAGAGAATATTTCTCTGCAATTCATTTCACTATATGGGCACATATAGAACAAAGCAGTACACTTCAATAAATAGACATAACTCAAGCTAAATTATAGACAAACATAGTAATTACTGTTCACTGGTAATGTTGCTGGCTTTGTTGGTATGTATCGCCTCACCTCAGCACCGCCCATTAACATGGCACTCTCTCCAATGCTTTCCTCGATGTAGCAGCGCTCCTCATCAGTGATGGTTGGATGTTCAGCAGGGCTCTCATAAGAGACCAGTACCCAGAAAATGTACCAAAACATCCCAACGCATCCTacacatcacacacaaacagaaaaaatGTATAAGGATTTAAGATCCCTGAAGATGTGCTTTTACCCCCCCATTTTAACTGTGCGTATTCAAACTGTTTGATCAAACTTTCCAAATGCCTGAGGGACTAATGCTCAGGCAGGACAGCTATGTATCTGTTTCCAGTACAGAGAGAAAGATGGGGGGGTCAGTTATTAGCACAGCAAAACATTGGGGGAGGAAATCAATACTTGGTCTGCCTGGTTACAAATCCATTCGACTTTGACTGGATGCACTGATAATCAACCTTTGATTATATTTTTCAGTTCTATGCTTTCCTGCCTTAATAAAAATGTAAGCAAGCTGTAGGACCCAATGTGAATGTCTTTCATATTTTGTTAGTTATGTAGATATAGTCAGTGCCGTAATTAGCCATACCATAGACATAAAACACTGAAGACCATCCTGTATACTGCACCAGTATTCCAGCCATAGGCATTGCAATCACAGCGCCAGCATAGGAGCCTGAAAAAAAGCAAGACAAAATAGAGAAGGTATAAGGTCATTCACAATAGAAAATCCTCCCATAGCAGACAATAGCCTGAATAGTTACCACAGAAAGAGATGGTGGCCAGGCGACTCCTTTCAAGTGGAGGAGCCCACTTACTCCAAATGCCATGACAGGCTGGGTAGGTGACTCCCTAAATGAGATTTTTGAGAAATACAAGTCAAGCAAAGGCTCTTCTTCGAACAAAAGCGTCATTACAGTTTGAGATGTATTACATAAGTATTGAGTGCATGCCCTTTTCTATGACCCATGGTTAACAAGAACTAACAAGATGATCATTTTCATTCTCGTAATTAGCCTGAACAAATGATAGCTAATGAACGTGGTTGCTGGGCAAAGCAACCGTGTAGCTACATGTTCATCACATGCTAATTTGTACAAGCCGTGCCAACCATACGGGGTAGAGCTGTGTCCTTTTAATGTTGCAGGTTATGATATGTGAAAATTATCTCACTCGTTAAGCATTGGACATAATTTGTTCACAGACTCTGgattttcttgtgtgtgtgtcatgtattttatttatctttttactAAAAACCAGACTTATAAATGGAATGATATATATTAGCATTTGCTCTAGGCAACAAAGCTGTAGTGGACTCGATCAATATTGCGCATCTCAAATTTCCACTGGCTGAATATCAAGTGCACTTTACGCTCCTTTGCTTTTCCGCTGTGTAAAAATTCAAAAAGGCCAATGTCTGTAATAGCTAAGCATCATACAGCCCTATAATGGAAAAGTGCGGATGGCTTTGTAATTATGTCCGCTTACCTCCACCAGTCCTTGTAGTATCCTAACGAAAATGACACAACCATAATGGACTCGAGCAGCCGAGGGAATGAACATGTTGAGTATTGATGTTAGCACAATGGCTGCACCAAACACCCTAAAATGATCAAATGCATTTGAATAACACAAATCATATCAATCACCCTCACTATTATTTCAAATGTAACGTTTGTGCCCAACAAAGCTGTTTTTAACCAGATTTTTAAATATTGTAAAGAAAAACGTGAATATTCAAACGTGTTGAGATCATTAATGCTGATTTAATTGTAATTCCATTAGAGTGATACTGGTTCTCCTCCAATGGTTCAGCAGCATAGCAGACGTCATCGAAATAAATATTTAACACAGGCACGTCCCATCGCCATGTCGCCTAGCAACCAAAGTCGGAGCTCTTGCCCCCCAAAAGCGTTTCATAAATGTGATCCAAGTGTATGTGCGCCCGTCTGTgatataaacaaataacatgaaATTCGAGAACTATATAGAGGCGTGAGGAAAGTAAGTATATCTGACTACactcacgcgcgcgcgcgcacgcacgtacacacaaatACATGCAAACAGCTATTTCTCATTTCTGTCACATGCTCCGCCTTCCTCATCTGCAGCACGCGAGAGGGGGCAACCCTAATCCGGTCGACTCCTGTGTCAGGCACGGGACCAACATGGCGGCAATTACATCTGGGTGCAGTAGAGCACGCATGAGAATAACGAAATGTTGAATTTAAGAAACAAAATAAGTGGACACTTTCTAATCCATTAGTTAAAAAtaccaatatatatttttattttcattattattattattataaatcttGTAATCAAATATATAAAggaattatatataatatataatataatatataatttatatataaacGAATGACATAGACATGGCATGAGCATAAAAGGCCTTTTTGCAACAACACATTGGTGGTCTCCTCACCACGCCCCTGCAGATTAGAGCCCGCGGCCCCTAGAGAGCTCATTAACAGGTGGCACAAAGCCCGACACCGGGGCCTATATATATGCCCGCAACATGCATGGCGGCCCCCCGCTGCAACGCATATCAAATCCCACCATATGACAAAATACTGAATGTATGGTGATATGTATTCATAGACTACTGCACATAGGCGAACAATAAAGgaacaacaaaaatatatatataatatatatatatatattttaattcaatGCACATTTGAGTTGGGTGACGTGGGCAGCGGGTGTGACATGTGGAGCCGCCGCATATACCTGTTTGCAGCCAGCCTGGATGAGATGTATCCTCCTGGGATTTGAGTCACTATGTAGCCCCAGAAGAAAGATCCGTGAATCATTCCCACCGTCTCTGGGTCCCAGTTGAATTTGGCTTTCTGGTAAATCGTTCGGAAAAAATATAAAGAACACATTTTGATGatttaagaaaatatatattttccagAGGGAATATTTATGGGCTGATAcctttgagtaaaaaaaataaagctctGCATTAGTCACCGAGTAATTTCCCATTACAAACGCAATGCTTGAACTACGAAATTTTGGCTTTCCTTTAATACAGCACTATGACTGAGacctatatttttatttatatatattctgCTTGTTTCTTATACGTTTTGTTCGATAggcctaaaataaaataaaaaatgacaaagtCTTTCACCTAAAATTATTAATGCGAAATGATGTCTGTCACTTATGCATACTAATCCACATCGACGTATTGAAAGATATATTTACTTCTTTAATAAGATGTTCCTAATTCTTTCTATATTGTTTTCAGATATGGGAAAACGTTTTCACGCATTTGGAGACACGGGCCTTATTTGTCACGAAAAGCTTTCACACGCTTTTTGTCGTTCTCTCCTATTGTCTATAGCTCGACACGATTAGGTGTTGGGCACACCTCTTTAATGATGATTTTGCCGTTTTGATGGATGGTGCTGTTGTTGACCATGCCCACGATGGCCACGCCCAAGTTACACCGGATGCCGAAAGAGATGCAGAATCCCAGGCCGCTCATGATGGCGATGATGTAGCGGCGCGGCAGGCCGAAACAGTTGCAGTCGCACAAGGGGGGCTTCTTCTCCGCGGCCTCACGCGGCCGTCCGTCCTCGGTCAACTCGATCACCTCCGAGCCTTTTTGTCGCTTCTCCATCACCCTGTACAGATCCCGTCCAGTACACCGGGACAAGACCGCACCGACATGCATGAAGATCGTGTAAAAAACCCCAACCTGAGGCCATGTTTCATTTTGGTTTAATCTGGAATAAATGTCTGCTTTTACATGTTTGGTTTATAAAATAGACAACACGCGGAAGAGGGAGGCCTTAGGCGTCTCAGGACACACCTCCAGtgaattcaaatttaaaaaaaataaatgtcatcagGTTCATCATTCTCCACAGGGAAGGGGGGAAATGGAAATATGTCCTTGTACCGCATTGCAGCATCACTTTTATGATCATTAGCATTCAGCACCTCCCCACGCACGTGTGGGTATCCCTCAAACGTCTTCCCTCTTTTTTTCGCCCCCTCACGCACATATTTtcgcagcattttttttcctgtgcaatTAAGGGATATATATGTATTTGGATGGTTAAAACGTAAGAAAAATAAACCGTATTTAACTGGAACCCATTTGTAGGTttattacacacacaaaaaaacaatcaattgtTTATCATTAACTACATTTCGCTGCATGTTAATGAATCGAGCAGAGTGCGATGAGAAATGATTCCCGATTgagcaaagaaaatgaaatatccGTACCACGCATGGAGGGGGTGCCTAAATaaagctggatttttttttagtcattcatatatttatattattattttttcagccAGTCATATATATGTTTGTATGTCTAAACCCATTGTGGGCCATACGGTAGAATTCAACTTGATTTACAGTAATATCCCACATAACACTGCAAGTGTCCCTGTATCAATTGACTGAcccctgaaaatgacatcaagcgcgcgcgcacacgcgcgcgcacatacacacgcactcgATTGCATAATTCCTCTCACTTCAAGAGGCGTGCCTCTCTCTG
Coding sequences:
- the slc17a6b gene encoding vesicular glutamate transporter 2.1, producing the protein MESIKTKATAGMKELAGKTLGHMHRVMEKRQKGSEVIELTEDGRPREAAEKKPPLCDCNCFGLPRRYIIAIMSGLGFCISFGIRCNLGVAIVGMVNNSTIHQNGKIIIKEKAKFNWDPETVGMIHGSFFWGYIVTQIPGGYISSRLAANRVFGAAIVLTSILNMFIPSAARVHYGCVIFVRILQGLVEGVTYPACHGIWSKWAPPLERSRLATISFCGSYAGAVIAMPMAGILVQYTGWSSVFYVYGCVGMFWYIFWVLVSYESPAEHPTITDEERCYIEESIGESAMLMGGAEKFKTPWKKFFTSMPVYAIIVANFCRSWTFYLLLISQPAYFEEVFGFEISKVGILSALPHLVMTIIVPFGGQLADYLRSKNILSTTTVRKIMNCGGFGMEATLLLVVGYSHSKGVAISFLVLAVGFSGFAISGFNVNHLDIAPRYASILMGISNGVGTLSGMVCPLIVGAMTKHKTREEWQYVFLIASMVHYGGVVFYGIFASGEKQPWADPELTSEEKCGFIDEDELAEETGDITQSYGAYGGPGKSYGATTQVNGGWAASWEKTEEYVQEESQGGGYGYGQQQEGYS